In Plasmodium chabaudi chabaudi strain AS genome assembly, chromosome: 10, a single genomic region encodes these proteins:
- a CDS encoding WD repeat-containing protein, putative, with translation MVNKRNTKKRQRPNDFNSLDSSKKIENISEEEKKYVYPSIPNSPIIFHNDNIIYGLGKSLIIFNIKENKYIKKIEEHESVIRSLDVNENSKYFLTTGDDKIIIIYDDNWNVRYKIVHKKKIVKAYFLKCGDEKIEKNEILFIDKYGDVYLCNTQLLLKDGALKDNNLSESNTNNDQTCKKENNDTSPEGGITIKLNYLIDSLNDIEIKDEDLFFMKDFEHILENNYDNSDESYNIENENDINNDVAVEENKNSDEKLDDQNDNNKINILNGNENKINKIKERIEKHYQECFNNQHHLHPIITCSSGVVSLYYDNNFLIIGDRDEKIRILKNKDLNKIYNFYLNHKLFITSLALINEKIFCSSGADSYLYLWNIKTKEIIDSLYIDYTFLSKYIELKSFFNNSDNVDKYNFIVGMLIFNIKTSSIYISIENIKGILVIPININGTDKESVTINKDKIKFCSLKDYPLSFLFTNYNNTNSLFYVDRNNGNLNQIILNEENELKGDPTAYPHSFFAEGEQIDIGLISHWKHTVEDNF, from the exons ATGGtgaataaaagaaatacgAAGAAAAGACAAAGACCCAACGATTTTAACTCTCTGGATtctagtaaaaaaattgaaaacaTAAGTGAAgaagagaaaaaatatgtttaccCAAGTATTCCAAATTCGCCTATAATTTTCCacaatgataatataatatatggatTAGGAAAAagtttaattatttttaacataaaagaaaataaatatatcaaaaaaatcgaaGAACATGAAAGTGTTATAAGATCTTTAGAcgtaaatgaaaatagtaaatattTCTTAACAACAGgagatgataaaataatcataattTATGATGACAACTGGAATGTGCGTTATAAAATTGTgcacaaaaagaaaattgtTAAGGCGTATTTCTTAAAATGTGGGGACGAAAAgatcgaaaaaaatgaaatattatttattgacAAGTATGGAGACGTATATTTGTGTAACACGCAATTGTTATTAAAAGATGGAGCTCttaaagataataatttaagcGAAAGcaatacaaataatgatCAAACTtgtaaaaaggaaaataatgatacaTCACCAGAGGGAGgtataacaataaaattgaattaCTTAATTGATTCTTTGAATGATATTGAAATAAAGGATgaagatttattttttatgaaagaTTTTGAGCATattttggaaaataattatgataattcagatgaatcatataatattgaaaatgaaaatgatataaataatgacgTTGCTGTGGAagagaataaaaatagtgacGAAAAACTAGACGAccaaaatgataataataaaattaatatattaaatgggaatgaaaataaaataaataaaataaaagaaagaaTAGAAAAGCATTATCAAGAATGTTTTAATAATCAACATCATTTACACCCAATCATAACTTGCAGCTCTGGAGTTGTATctttatattatgataataattttttaataataggAGATAgagatgaaaaaataagaatattaaaaaataaagacttaaataaaatatataatttttatttaaatcataaactttttattacttCTCTTGCgttaataaatgaaaaaatattttgttcgtCAGGAGCAGATTcatatctatatttatggaatattaaaacaaaagaaataatagactcattatatattgattATACCTTTTTATCCAAATATATCGAGctaaaatcattttttaataactcTGATAATgtagataaatataattttatagtaggtatgttaatttttaatataaaaacatcatccatatatatatctatagaAAACATTAAAGGAATATTAGTTATaccaataaatataaacgGCACGGATAAAGAATCTGTCACAattaataaagataaaattaaGTTTTGCTCTTTAAAGGATTACCCTTtatcttttctttttacaaattataataatacaaattcgTTATTTTACGTTGACCGAAATAATGGAAATTTAaatcaaattatattaaatgaagaaaatgaactTAAGGGTGATCCTACGGCCTATCCTCATTCCTTCTTTGCCGAAGGAGAACAAATTG ACATTGGACTAATAAGCCACTGGAAGCACACAGTAGAAGACAATTTCTAA
- a CDS encoding tRNA-dihydrouridine synthase, putative codes for MDTEQSENVKKKEYEKSYWEILGNPKHVLAPMVDLSELPFRLLCRNYNCDLAFTPMFHSKNFVEHSKYRTGYFKTCDQDKPLIVQFCGNDPSIILKAIDYIKDEVNGVDINLGCPQQIAKKGNYGAFLLHKHDEVVNLISDITNNCNVPISCKIRKIDNDYQKTLNLCYDLQSRNVKMITVHGRTKEEKGVNIKECDYEIIKIIKERLNIPIIANGSIEYFEDIEKCLNYTKTDAVMCAEIMLEKPSFFSNKNINTIDLVNEYYDLFLKYETNTKYLKSHLFKMLYKYFTVHTDLRDLLNNCHTINDYLSFRDLLNQKRNENTLVESAHSWYRRYRKN; via the coding sequence ATGGATACAGAACAAAGTGAAAATGTAAAGAAAAaggaatatgaaaaatcaTATTGGGAAATATTGGGGAACCCTAAGCATGTTTTAGCACCTATGGTTGATTTAAGTGAATTACCTTTTCGATTACTATGCCGAAATTATAATTGTGATCTTGCATTTACTCCTATGTTCCATTCCAAAAATTTTGTTGAACATAGTAAATATAGAACAggttattttaaaacatgtGATCAAGATAAACCATTAATAGTTCAATTTTGTGGAAATGATCCatcaataattttaaaagccATTGATTATATTAAAGATGAAGTAAATGGTgttgatataaatttagGTTGCCCTCAACAAATAGCAAAAAAAGGGAACTATGgagcatttttattacataaacATGATGAAGTGGTTAATTTAATATCTGATATTACTAATAATTGTAATGTTCCTATTAGTTGTAAAATACGAAAAATAGATAATGATTATCAAAAAActttaaatttatgttaTGATTTACAAAGTCGGAATGTTAAAATGATTACAGTGCATGGGAGAacaaaagaagaaaaaggtgtaaatattaaagaGTGTGATtatgaaattataaaaataattaaagaaCGATTAAATATTCCTATAATAGCTAATGGTTCTattgaatattttgaagacatagaaaaatgtttaaattatacaaaaacaGATGCAGTGATGTGTGCAGAAATAATGCTAGAAAAGCCgagttttttttcaaataaaaatattaatactaTAGATTTAGttaatgaatattatgatctatttttaaaatatgaaacaaatacaaaatatttgaagagtcatttatttaaaatgttatataaatattttactgTACATACTGATTTACGAgacttattaaataattgccatacaataaatgattatttaaGTTTTAGAGATTTGTTAAACCAAAAAAGAAACGAAAATACTTTAGTTGAATCTGCTCATAGTTGGTATAGAAGATACAGAAAAAATTAG